In Euphorbia lathyris chromosome 2, ddEupLath1.1, whole genome shotgun sequence, the sequence AGAAAGAATGAAAACTAGTGAGAATATGCCATTGAGTATGCATTCATGTAATATGCTgtgtaaatataatttacctGGACTAGCTTTTTGCAAACGCTGAAGCTCAAGCCCTCCTCAATTCCATCACTGAAATACCTCCTACCACCAGCAGAACTTGGACCCTCTGATAAGGGACCATCATGGTTCATCGTGATCTCAAATTTAATATATACATCGCCATCGGAGGTGTTGTTTCTCCAGGCTGCCCATCTATGATCATTCCTTTCCAGGCTTCCATTCTCAACAAAAACCCGAAGTAACAAATACCCTTTTCTGTTATTGCCATCCAGCAGATTACCAAACATATGCAAAATCACTTGAAAAACCCTCCTCTCGTCACCCAAAACAAGATCAGGTAAGCACTTATCAACCTCAATTGAAAACCCAAAGCCCCTATAGACACATAAGCACTTGGCAAGGCAAGCTGCTTCTTTGATTGTAGAATGTAACCGGAACGATCTCAACTCCAAAGGGAACCTTCCACTATCCTTTGATGACATCTCCATCACATCATTGATTAGCGTTGACAGAACATTGCTAGTCTTCATCATTGCATCAACAATGATCTGTTGTTCGCTGCCCAGACTTCCATCCTGCATCATTGAAATCAAGCCCAAAATTGAGTGCATAGGTCTCTTCATACCATCACTCATTACCTTCTGAAAGGCTGTCCTAGCCTGGCTAGCCATCATTGCATTCTTTTTTGCTTGTTGCAAAGCTCGGTTTTGCTCCTCTAACTTCTCCCTCATGAGTTGGGATTCTTCAAGAACAGCAGCATGTGATAGGGCTACAGCTACCTGGTCAGCTACCACCTTAATTATCTCCAGTTCTTGGTTGGTCCAAGATCTAGGCTGTCCACCAGGAAGAACAAGTACCAATATAGCATAACAAGCCTGAATTATCTCAGGAGTTCCTCCTTTGAAGTCACAAACACGAAGCATTGGCATTCGAATTGCAGCAACAGGCCCTGGTTCGTCGGGGTCCCTACTGCTTCCAGTAGCAAGGGCTGAATCAGGCCGAAGTATGTTTACCCCATCAGTCCCTTTAATCCTAACAACATCAGGATCAGTAATCGGTATAGAACAATTATCATTATTTGAGTAACCACCCCCATTCAACTCATGAGTCAAATTCATCTCTGTCCTAGTCTCATTAGGCATCCACACTGCACAATTCTGCAACCCCAGTGTCTTAGATAGCTCAACAAGTGTTGTGTAAAGAATTGTATGCCTATCAAGTGATTTTCTAATCTCTTGAGTTAGCATACGGACATGTAACCCAGCTTCTTTCTGCTTCATAATAAGCCCAACTTCACGACCAAGATCCCATGCCTTTTTTTTCAACATGAATTCTCTTACCTTCACTTTGAGAAGTAAAGGAATGAGAGTGAAGAGTGTGATAGCAGTAGCACATGAAACCAGAGCAGTTAAAATCTTGAAGACAGTAAGGGCAAGCATGAGCTGAAATGGATGAGGGCCATAGGTCCAGCCATTGAGCAAATGGGTCAATCCACAAAGGACAATGAAGGCAATGAACTCAAAGAGGACCCATTTAAATGGGACATTTGAGCAGCTAACAAAGTATAACAGCTCAATAGGAATCGAAAAGTAGGCCACAGCAATCAAGAAATCACTGACTTTTTGGCATTCTAAAATGCTCTCGATGCTCCACAAGGATCCCTCATCGTCACAATTACATCGTGCAAAACCATTGTCATTTCCAGATACTGATATCAGAAGTAAAGAGAGCAAAAGCAGCCCAGAAGCTAAAGGTTTGAACATTGCGGCCAAAATGGGCTGCTACTTCTAATTCAATCCATTTCTGGAATAAGTAGTAAACCTAAAGAATTTCACAAAGTCATCTAAAACCCAAACACCCgttcatcatccgattcgtttCTGTATCCTGTAGGATGAAAACAAAAAGATCGAGAAATTAAAAATCACATTAACCGGAACTAATTTGTGGATCTACCACAATAAATCATCGATTATTAATACTAAAAAGTTCAACAACACATTTTTCATTCTTCAATTCCACCTTTCCATTTCCTACCTAtcattataataatattaaatgtaAAATTACACAGTAACTCATAACACGACATTTTCCtccaacaaaaaataaaataaaccccCCAAAATATAGAAAAGTAAAAGATGCAAAGCAACAGAACGCTTCTCCAATAGAAATAAAAAGCAAATTAGTCAAAACAATGATCCAGAACTGGAAAAAAGTCCAAAATGCAGGCAAACAAGAGGAAAATCCATACCTGCAAAACACAGATAGAAATGAAGGCAAACCTCAGGATCTTGTTCAGTCTCCAAGTAGAAAGTGTTGATAGAAATCTCTTCGTTTACGCATTTTCTGCAGAAACTAATGATCCAGGTGTAACCTCATCCTCTCTCCTTGAAATAAACCCAAAATCAAAAAAGAACCACCAAACCCCGAGatctaaaacaaaaaaaatccaaaaaaaactTTAAGGAAAGAAAGACAGAATGACAGGTAATAGAAAACGTAAAACCGCCAGCTGGTTTTAAAGAAAcggaaaaagaaattaaaagagTAAGTGAAGGAGTTATTGAGCTTAAAAGGGAAGAGTAATGAGAgtaattgaaattttgaaaagaGAAATAGGAATGGAAGAAGGGGGGGGGAAAGGGGGGAAAGAGGACGAGTCAGTTGAGGGggggagaaaagaaaagaaaagaactgACGGAAAAACTAAAAAACGTGTTGGGTGTTAATGTCCGCGCCGTTGTTTtacaagagagagagagaaggacATACTGGGTCCCCGAGGAAGAAGGGGGATGACACATGAACTGAACTTAGACGCCCTTCTCTAACTTATATTACTTATTTAATACACGCTTAAATTACAATTCTAACCCTATTTTTTgagattttatatatatatatatatatatagaggaaaGAACCATACATTGTCCTGTTTTGCAATCAGCTGATTAGTTTTATATTAGCttgatttttttagttaacTGATTTTCACTAGTgaattatgtaaagcttgttGCTAATAGTCAGTtatgtaaaataataaataagaatacagtaaaatatttatttaagatTAAAGAGTATTAATTAAGAGTAAAGATATCCATAAAAAGAGATGgaacaataagctaattgaaaaaactcttaaaaaggagatttttggactcaataagctctttcaaacatcTCTCCATCAAACATCACTATTAaaagtttgactagtcaaaacctttaGAGTAGTTCAAATCTTTAATTTTACTTTAAAAAGTTCTTTATCAAACAGTGTTATTAAATAAAATCAGAATACAAGATTTGAACAATGAAATCTGGAGGACTAGTATGTCACACAATCCGTCTTGTTATAGAATATGATGCTCTTGCAAGTTCATATGCAACACTATTCACAAAACGACGAGTAAAAATGATACTAAAATCATTAAACGAATAAATCAATTTATTACAATCATCAAGAATAATATCGTAATAAGATCTGAAAAGAGGTTgattaaaatctaaaactaccaCCTCTATATCGGTTTCAACAAAACAATCATCAATATCCTTTCTCTTAAACCAATTTAGTTTCCCTACACGAAATTACCCTACACAAGTTTGGAAAGAGTTGCACAAAATCATATTATTTTGTACCCGCTttcttcaataaaaaaaatacaattaaatttgTACTAACCTTTTAATAGCATAGCATagtagtattaattttttttccattttaaaAAACCACACTCAAACCGGCCAATGTTTTGTATTTTTAAGCCGGTAAACCACGTGGCATTTcttatgattttctttctgTCTTGTTCCACTTTCATCATCGGCGCGTGCTTCTTTGCTTCCATCATTACATTTTTCTATTTTGGCAAAATTCATCTTTAAGGTCCCTAAACTCTCCTATTTTATATATAAGGGCTCtagttaattattttattataatcaTTGAGCTTCTGATTATTAATATTTCAATAGCTAGCCCTTATTTTCAAgtgtaaattttaatttttaatattataaaatatatttttaaataaatcagagatttgaaaatttattttgtAAGTTACAGCTCAATCCAAACCTGTTCTAGACAGATAAAATTGAGTTTACGCTGataaacttttatatataaattattaggaCGGTCCAACCTGATATATGGTAAGTAAtgaagaaatataaaaaaaaatgtagatTGTAGTGAATAATGATGCTCCCCCTCGTGTAAGCAAATAAATATTGGGTAGATGCATGAGCTTGAAGATGATTGGTGGAAGAGACTAAAACCGAATCTAAGGAGTTGagattacaataaaaaaaaagggtaaatttcaaaaaaaaaccctgtggtttcacttttttgtcaaaaaaagattgtggtttttttcgtttcaaatacaggactgtggtttactccgttacactatttacggatttggtgaagatgccgttaatttactgacgtggctgaagggcaattatgggtttttaaaaaaattgggataaatttttttaaaaacaaccctgtggtttcacttttttgcagaaaaaggattgtggtttttttttcttttcaaatacaggactgtgatttattccattacactatttacggatttggtgaagatgtcgtttatttgcagacgtggctgaagggcaaatatgagttttttaaaaaaattgactatAAAAGGCTTTGAACAATCATGTGAGATTGCGCTCATGTGAGATTTTATAGTCAATATTGTAGccacaaaatagttataaaaaattcatcgGTAAATATTGTAGacccaaaatagttataaaaaatttattgatcaattttttatttgaaacgAAAAATTCATCGGTAAATATTGTAGACCCAAAATATTGTAgaccacagtcctgtatttgaaacgaaaaaaaccacagtttttttttggtaaaaaagtaaaaccacatgggttttttttgaaatttacccaaaaaaaattacTAGTAATTGGATACACAAACACCACCATAGCTATATATAGACAAACTCGACTCAACcttgtttgttagagataatagtattattataatataagtCTAATTTAGGATCACagataatattcttatctattAGATAATTAATTATACATAAATAGAGTTGTATTTACATTATACGTCTAATTAGGGTTGAGAATACTAGTTAGACTACAACAACTATACTTGTCATATATATACGATTGATCAATACAAACCCTAATCAAAGGAAATACTTTTCGATTACTCTCTCTCTCACCGtcgactctctctctctcttcacttAACTTGTTCTTCATAAACTAGATTTATTCCAACATGGTATCACGAGCAGGACAAGGTCCGAATATGTCTGGCTCTGCTTCCGCATCTATACCGAGTAATTCTCTTCCTCAAGTGGCGTCTGTTTCATCTGAACAGCAGCCGCAGCCCGTTTTTGCCGCCAAAAATACATCCCCTGCGGCGGTCCTTGGCGCGTCGACGCCGGCTAGCTCGATTTTGTCATTCTTAAATATAACTGAGGAGAGCGGCGGCAGCTTTGTCACGCTGCAGCCTCTCCCTGCCGCGCGATCGGTGGCTCTATCGGCCAGTATCAACACTGAATACACCGTTAACACGGCGTCGGCTTCTTCCCTTCAGCCGTCGTCAGGATGGCGGTTCGACTCTTCGTTCACAGCTCCTGAACCGTCATCCGTAACAGCCACTTACTTATTCGACAAACACGATGGCGGGATGTTTCCGCAGGCTCATCAACAAAATCTTCCTCGTTCAACCGAGCAGCCGCAACATCCCCCGTTGTTTCCGCCTCTAGGTAATTTTTCTCAACCCCCTATCCGACCCGGTTTTGGACCTCCCCCATCTTATCATAGCTCACAATTTCCCTCAACCTTTTATCCTCATTCAACCGATTCTTTTTTATCCAATCCACCACAAATTCATACTTCTAATCTAATCAATATCGTGAGCATGTTGCTCCATCCACTTTTACGGGTTTTTCAAACCCCAACACCAATAATAGCGCAC encodes:
- the LOC136219596 gene encoding ethylene receptor 2 encodes the protein MFKPLASGLLLLSLLLISVSGNDNGFARCNCDDEGSLWSIESILECQKVSDFLIAVAYFSIPIELLYFVSCSNVPFKWVLFEFIAFIVLCGLTHLLNGWTYGPHPFQLMLALTVFKILTALVSCATAITLFTLIPLLLKVKVREFMLKKKAWDLGREVGLIMKQKEAGLHVRMLTQEIRKSLDRHTILYTTLVELSKTLGLQNCAVWMPNETRTEMNLTHELNGGGYSNNDNCSIPITDPDVVRIKGTDGVNILRPDSALATGSSRDPDEPGPVAAIRMPMLRVCDFKGGTPEIIQACYAILVLVLPGGQPRSWTNQELEIIKVVADQVAVALSHAAVLEESQLMREKLEEQNRALQQAKKNAMMASQARTAFQKVMSDGMKRPMHSILGLISMMQDGSLGSEQQIIVDAMMKTSNVLSTLINDVMEMSSKDSGRFPLELRSFRLHSTIKEAACLAKCLCVYRGFGFSIEVDKCLPDLVLGDERRVFQVILHMFGNLLDGNNRKGYLLLRVFVENGSLERNDHRWAAWRNNTSDGDVYIKFEITMNHDGPLSEGPSSAGGRRYFSDGIEEGLSFSVCKKLVQLMHGKIWVVPNSQGSPQSMGLVLRFQLRPSISVAISESGESSEHPHSNSLFRGLQVLLADADDVNRAVTRKQLEKLGCCVANVSSGYECLSAIGPATSSFQIVLLDLQMPELDGYEVASRIRKFRSRSWPLIVALTASADDDVWEKCMQIGINGVIQKPVMLQGIANELRRVLQQANKVVLG